A window of the Cucurbita pepo subsp. pepo cultivar mu-cu-16 chromosome LG01, ASM280686v2, whole genome shotgun sequence genome harbors these coding sequences:
- the LOC111810604 gene encoding somatic embryogenesis receptor kinase 2-like, translated as MKERLNWVLGLLLFISLGKFCANVSATVEATALHVFRSNLEDPNNVLQSWDPTLVNPCTWFHVTCNNENNIIRVDLGNAGLSGRLVPQLGQLKSLQYLELYGNNISGDIPFDLGNLENLVSLDLYLNALTGPIPDTFGKLTQLRFLRLNDNKLSGSIPMSLTNISTLQVLDLSNNLLSGRVPNNGSFSLFTPISFATNLNLCGLVTGKPCPGDPPFSPPPPFVPQSTFSSYEVNNPNGAIVGGVAAGAALLFATPAIIFVYWHRRRSREIFFDVPAEEDSELNLGQLKRFSLRDLQVATDNFSNKNILGRGGFGKVYRGRLADGSLVAVKRLKEERTPGGELQFQTEVEMISMAVHRNLLRLHGFCTTTTERLLVYPYMANGSVASCLRERPQSEAPLDWPTRKKVALGSARGLSYLHDGCDPKIIHRDVKAANILLDEEFEAVVGDFGLAKLMDYKDTHVTTAVRGTIGHIAPEYLSTGKSSEKTDVFGYGIMLLELITGQRAFDLARLANDEDVMLLDWVKGLLKEKKLKMLVDPDLRDNYDELEVEQIIQVALLCTQSSPMERPKMCEVVRMLEGDGLTERWEEWQRVEVVYHETELASSQTSEWMVDSTENVRAFELSGPR; from the exons ATGAAGGAGCGGCTGAATTGGGTTTTGGGCTTGCTTTTGTTCATCTCTCTTGGCAAATTCTGTGCAAATGTCTCTGCTACTGTAGAAG CTACTGCACTTCATGTATTTCGATCCAATTTGGAAGATCCAAACAATGTTCTGCAGAGTTGGGATCCCACCCTTGTGAACCCCTGCACTTGGTTTCATGTCACTTGcaacaatgaaaataacatCATAAGAGT TGACCTTGGAAATGCTGGATTGTCTGGTAGATTAGTTCCGCAGCTTGGTCAACTTAAAAGCCTTCAATACTT GGAGCTTTATGGCAACAACATAAGTGGAGACATTCCATTTGATCTTGGGAATCTGGAAAACTTGGTGAGCCTAGACCTATACTTGAACGCGTTAACTGGTCCGATTCCCGACACGTTTGGCAAGCTCACACAATTGCGTTTCCT TCGGCTAAATGACAACAAACTATCGGGATCGATACCGATGTCCTTGACTAATATTTCCACTCTGCAAGTCTT GGATCTATCGAACAACCTTTTATCTGGAAGGGTTCCAAATAATGGCTCATTTTCACTCTTTACTCCCATTAG TTTTGCAACTAATTTGAATCTATGTGGTCTGGTTACCGGGAAGCCCTGCCCCGGGGATCCTCCTTTTTCTCCTCCGCCACCATTTGTTCCACAGTCGACGTTTTCTTCCTATG AGGTAAACAATCCCAATGGAGCAATTGTTGGAGGAGTGGCCGCTGGTGCTGCTTTACTTTTTGCAACTCCAGCTATCATATTCGTCTATTGGCATCGACGGAGATCACGAGAGATATTCTTTGATGTTCCTG CGGAAGAAGATTCAGAGCTCAACTTGGGGCAGCTGAAAAGATTTTCACTGAGAGACTTACAAGTTGCCACAGATAACTTCAgcaacaaaaatattcttggTCGAGGTGGATTCGGTAAAGTTTACAGGGGACGCCTGGCTGATGGCTCGTTAGTAGCAGTAAAACGGCTCAAAGAAGAGCGTACTCCGGGTGGAGAGTTACAGTTCCAAACAGAAGTAGAGATGATTAGCATGGCCGTGCATCGAAATCTCTTGCGACTACATGGATTTTGTACAACGACAACCGAACGCCTCCTTGTTTATCCTTATATGGCTAACGGAAGTGTTGCATCATGCTTAAGAG AACGTCCACAATCCGAAGCTCCTCTTGACTGGCCAACTCGAAAGAAAGTTGCATTAGGCTCTGCAAGGGGTCTTTCTTACTTACACGATGGATGCGATCCGAAAATCATCCATCGTGACGTGAAAGCTGCGAACATTTTACTGGATGAGGAGTTCGAGGCTGTCGTCGGTGATTTCGGTCTCGCAAAGCTGATGGACTACAAGGACACTCATGTTACAACAGCAGTAAGAGGTACTATTGGACATATAGCTCCGGAGTATCTCTCAACTGGGAAGTCATCTGAAAAGACTGATGTTTTTGGTTATGGCATTATGCTGTTGGAGCTCATAACCGGGCAGAGGGCGTTCGATCTTGCTCGACTTGCGAACGATGAAGATGTTATGCTGCTTGATTGG GTAAAAGGCCTtctgaaagagaaaaagttgAAGATGTTGGTTGATCCTGATCTGAGGGACAATTATGATGAATTAGAAGTTGAGCAAATCATCCAAGTAGCACTTCTCTGCACACAGAGCTCACCCATGGAACGACCAAAAATGTGTGAGGTGGTCAGAATGCTTGAAGGTGATGGCTTAACGGAGCGATGGGAGGAATGGCAGCGAGTCGAGGTAGTCTACCACGAAACCGAATTGGCATCTTCTCAAACTTCTGAATGGATGGTCGATTCAACCGAAAATGTTCGTGCTTTCGAATTATCAGGTCCTAGGTAA
- the LOC111801654 gene encoding alanine--glyoxylate aminotransferase 2 homolog 1, mitochondrial-like — MAFQRQILKNALREANSKAFNGRYRFSSSVHSASSATAAADLKPLLPPFDYEPKPYNGPLTDEIFQKRKKFLGPSLFHYYQKPLNIVEGKMQYLFDENGRRYLDAFAGIVTVSCGHCHPDVLAAVNEQNKLLQHATTIYLHHAIADFAEALAAKMPGNLKVVYFVNSGTEANELAMLMARLYSGNLGMIALRNAYHGGSSNTIGLTALNTWKYPIPQGEIHHVVNPDPYRGVFGSDASSYVKDVQDHIDYGTSGRVAGFIAETIQGVGGAVELAPGYLKHVYDIVRKAGGVCIADEVQTGFGRTGSHYWGFETQGVIPDIVTMAKGIGNGLPLGAVVTTPEIASTMAQKIQFNTFGGNPVCSAGGLAVLRVIDKERRQAHCADVGSHLLKRLRSLQEKYEIIGDVRGRGLMVGVELVTDRKDKTPAKTETAVLFEKLRELGVLVGKGGLHGNVFRIKPPMCFTKDDADFLVDALDYAMSKL; from the exons ATGGCGTTTCAGAGGCAAATCTTGAAGAACGCTCTACGAGAGGCGAACTCGAAGGCGTTCAATGGCCGTTATCGTTTTTCCTCTTCGGTTCATTCTGCTTCCTCTGCTACGGCGGCTGCCGACCTCAAACCTCTGCTTCCGCCGTTTGATTACGAGCCGAAGCCTTATAACGGACCTCTCACCGATGAAATTTTCCAGAAGCGGAAGAAGTTTCTTGGCCCTTCGCTTTTCCACTACTACCAGAAGCCG CTCAATATTGTAGAAGGAAAAATGCAATAtttgtttgatgaaaatggaaggcGTTACCTTGATGCTTTTGCTGGAATAGTTACTGTGTCTTGTGGGCATTGCCATCCCGATGTTTTAGCCGCAGTGAATGAGCAGAACAAACTTCTACAGCATGCTACAACTATATACCTACACCATGCAATCGCGGATTTTGCCGAAGCATTGGCAGCAAAAATGCCTGGAAACTTGAag GTTGTATATTTTGTGAACTCTGGGACAGAAGCAAATGAATTAGCCATGCTTATGGCCCGTCTATACAGTGGTAATCTTGGTATGATTGCATTGAGAAATGCATACCATGGAGGAAGTTCCAACACAATTGGTCTAACAGCTTTGAACACATGGAAGTACCCAATACCTCAG GGAGAAATTCATCACGTTGTAAATCCCGATCCATATCGAGGAGTCTTTGGGTCAGATGCTTCTAGCTATGTCAAAGATGTTCAAGATCATATAGATTATGGTACTTCAGGAAGAGTTGCTGGATTTATAGCCGAAACAATTCAG GGTGTTGGAGGAGCTGTTGAATTAGCACCTGGATACTTGAAACATGTTTATGACATTGTTCGCAAGGCTGGTGGTGTTTGCATTGCGGATGAAGTTCAAACTGGCTTTGGTCGTACAGGAAGCCATTATTGGGGCTTTGAAACACAGGGTGTGATTCCTGATATAGTAACCATGGCAAAG GGTATTGGCAATGGTTTACCATTGGGAGCAGTGGTGACAACGCCTGAAATAGCGAGCACAATGGCTCAAAAAATTCAGTTCAACACTTTTGGAGGGAACCCAGTTTGCTCTGCTGGGGGACTTGCAGTTCTAAGAGTTATCGACAAAGAGAGGCGTCAAGCACATTGCGCCGATGTCGGTTCACACTTGCTGAAGCGATTGAGATCTCTCCaggaaaaatatgaaa TCATAGGAGATGTACGGGGAAGGGGATTAATGGTAGGTGTAGAGCTCGTTACCGACCGGAAGGACAAAACCCCAGCAAAGACCGAAACTGCAGTATTGTTCGAGAAACTAAGAG AACTGGGCGTTCTCGTCGGGAAAGGAGGTCTGCATGGCAATGTATTTCGAATAAAGCCCCCCATGTGTTTCACCAAAGATGATGCAG ACTTTCTTGTTGATGCTTTGGACTATGCCATGTCAAAACTGTAA
- the LOC111801660 gene encoding transcription factor TGA1-like, which yields MGLYEPVNKLGMWGNTFRSNANLDVPSSTLIMEADTKLENQSDDASPGSLGDPHIYDQEDTKRIDKIQRRLAQNREAARKSRIRKKAYIKQLETSRLRLIRLEQELEKARQQDLFAGSRFDHYQMGLSGTTNSVISAFESEYEQWVEEQNKQICDLRNVVHADITDIELRILVENAMRHYFKFFHMKAKAAKTDVFYIMSGMWKTSAERLFLWIGGIRPSELLKVLIPQLETLTDQQISETSSLRKSCLQAEDALRQGMEKLQQNLFESIVASQIDEGSYPLQMTAAIERLEALISFVNQADHLRQETLQQMYKILTTRQSAQGLLTLGEFFQRLRALSSLWANRPCGPV from the exons ATGGGATTGTACGAACCTGTCAACAAGCTTGGAATGTGGGGGAACACTTTTAGAAGCAATGCCAATTTAGATGTACCATCATCAACTCTCATTATGGAAGCTGATACCAAACTCGAGAATCAA tcaGATGATGCTTCACCTGGTTCGTTGGGAGATCCTCACATTTATGATCAAGAAGATACTAAACGTATTGATAAG ATTCAAAGACGGCTCGCCCAAAATCGGGAAGCAGCCCGCAAAAGTCGCATACGAAAGAAG GCCTATATTAAGCAACTGGAAACGAGCCGTTTGAGACTTATTCGATTAGAGCAAGAGCTTGAAAAAGCAAGGCAACAA GATCTGTTTGCTGGATCTCGATTTGATCATTATCAGATGGGCTTATCTGGAACCACAAATTCtg TCATCTCTGCATTTGAATCAGAGTACGAGCAATGGGTAGAAGAGCAGAACAAGCAGATTTGTGATCTAAGGAATGTTGTGCATGCTGATATCACTGATATTGAGCTTCGAATACTTGTAGAAAATGCAATGAGACactacttcaaattttttcaCATGAAAGCCAAAGCTGCAAAAACCGATGTTTTTTACATTATGTCAGGCATGTGGAAAACTTCAGCCGAAAGACTTTTCTTATGGATAGGTGGAATTCGCCCTTCAGAACTTCTCAAG GTCTTGATACCTCAACTGGAGACACTGACTGATCAACAAATTTCGGAAACTAGTAGCCTTAGgaaatcatgtctacaagCAGAAGATGCTTTAAGACAAGGTATGGAAAAACTACAACAAAACCTATTTGAGAGCATAGTGGCTAGTCAGATCGATGAAGGAAGTTATCCCCTACAGATGACCGCTGCAATCGAAAGATTAGAAGCACTCATTAGCTTTGTGAATCAG GCTGACCATCTACGGCAGGAAACATTACAACAGATGTACAAAATTCTAACAACTCGGCAATCTGCTCAAGGTCTTCTTACTCTAGGGGAGTTTTTCCAACGACTCCGAGCGTTGAGCTCACTTTGGGCTAACCGTCCTTGTGGGCCTGTATAG